The following are encoded together in the Mesoplodon densirostris isolate mMesDen1 chromosome 2, mMesDen1 primary haplotype, whole genome shotgun sequence genome:
- the LOC132477514 gene encoding melanoma antigen preferentially expressed in tumors-like, giving the protein MSVWNPPRLLGLAGKSLLRDEASNITALEYLPIELFPPLFMEAFYGSRSETLKAMVQAWPFVRLPLGGLMKIPHLGTLQAVLAGLDILLAQKDRPRRCKLQVLDLRHTGQDFWRMWSGDRAHGYSSTLMAPVAEDRSKAEQSLAPVVVFIELHLKERTMDRFLTYLIRWVEERKASIHLCCKKLRILSMPMENIMKVLSMVQLDCIQEVQVNCTWHLSTLAMFAPLLGQMGNVQRLLLSHIHIAALEEQEEQHVVQITSQFLRLHHLRDLHLESPSFLEGCLDEMLRCLTTPLDNLAITHCLLSDSDLSQLSQCSNISQLKGLDLSGVSLTYSSPELLPVLLEKVAATLQELYLDQCGIMDSHLEAILPALSHCPQLMFFSLRGNLISMVIMEKLLRHTSGLPSLSQELYPVPQESYSSQGILQPGRIAQCRAELFEILRVLGRPRIIWISSSPCLHCGDNTFYHPQPIIYC; this is encoded by the exons ATGAGTGTCTGGAACCCACCCAGACTCCTGGGCCTGGCGGGAAAGAGCCTGCTGAGGGATGAGGCCTCAAACATCACTGCTCTGGAGTATCTGCCCATCGAGCTCTTCCCCCCACTGTTCATGGAAGCATTCTATGGGAGTCGCAGTGAGACCCTGAAGGCCATGGTGCAAGCCTGGCCCTTTGTCCGCCTGCCTCTGGGGGGCCTGATGAAGATACCTCATCTGGGAACCTTACAAGCAGTGTTGGCTGGGCTTGATATCCTGCTTGCCCAGAAGGATCGCCCCAG GAGGTGCAAACTGCAGGTGCTGGATTTAAGGCATACTGGACAAGACTTCTGGAGAATGTGGTCTGGAGATAGGGCCCATGGGTACTCAAGCACTCTGATGGCACCAGTGGCTGAGGACAGGTCAAAGGCAGAGCAGTCCTTGGCTCCTGTGGTGGTGTTCATAGAACTTCACCTCAAAGAAAGGACCATGGATAGATTCCTCACCTACCTCATCAGGTGGGTGGAGGAGAGGAAAGCTTCCATACACCTGTGCTGTAAGAAGCTGAGGATTCTTTCAATGCCCATGGAAAATATTATGAAGGTCCTGAGTATGGTGCAACTGGACTGTATCCAGGAGGTGCAAGTGAATTGCACCTGGCACCTGTCCACCCTGGCCATGTTTGCTCCTCTCCTGGGCCAGATGGGTAATGTGCAGAGACTCCTTCTCTCCCACATCCACATCGCTGCACTTGAGGAGCAGGAAGAGCAGCACGTTGTCCAAATTACCTCTCAGTTCCTCAGGCTGCACCACCTCCGGGATCTCCATCTGGAATCTCCCTCCTTCCTTGAAGGCTGTCTGGATGAGATGCTCAG GTGTCTGACAACCCCCTTGGACAACCTTGCAATAACTCACTGCCTCCTTTCGGATTCAGACTTGAGCCAGCTGTCCCAGTGTTCGAACATCAGTCAGCTAAAGGGACTGGATCTGAGTGGCGTCTCCCTGACCTACTCTAGTCCTGAGCTACTCCCCGTTCTGTTGGAGAAAGTTGCAGCCACCCTCCAGGAACTGTACTTAGATCAGTGTGGGATCATGGACTCCCATCTTGAGGCCATCCTTCCTGCCTTGAGCCATTGCCCCCAGCTCATGTTCTTCAGCCTGCGTGGAAACCTCATCTCCATGGTCATCATGGAGAAACTTCTGCGACACACCTCCGGGCTGCCCAGTTTAAGTCAAGAGCTGTATCCTGTCCCTCAGGAGAGTTACAGCTCTCAGGGAATCCTCCAACCTGGGAGAATTGCACAGTGTCGGGCTGAACTGTTTGAGATTCTGAGAGTCTTAGGACGTCCCAGGATCATCTGGATTAGTTCCAGCCCCTGTCTGCACTGTGGAGATAACACATTCTATCATCCCCAGCCCATCATATACTGCTGA